A single window of Dichotomicrobium thermohalophilum DNA harbors:
- a CDS encoding SH3 domain-containing protein translates to MGRRRKNIGVARFVILCAVATAVLAVPPTGAQIQRETGESGLPLPRFVSLKANKVNVRRGPGYDHEIAWVFLRAGLPVEIIAEFDAWRQIRDSEGAEGWVLGSLLSGRRTALVAPWIKAKESRTFPLRAEDDKSSPVISRVGPRVLVNIMSCDGTWCEVVTRDIRGWIKQDSLWGVYPRETID, encoded by the coding sequence ATGGGGCGGCGGCGGAAGAATATCGGCGTGGCACGGTTCGTCATCCTTTGCGCCGTAGCGACCGCGGTTTTGGCGGTCCCGCCGACGGGCGCGCAGATCCAGCGCGAGACGGGCGAAAGCGGCCTGCCGCTGCCGCGCTTTGTCAGCTTGAAGGCGAACAAGGTCAATGTGCGCCGCGGACCGGGCTATGACCACGAGATCGCCTGGGTGTTCCTGCGCGCGGGACTTCCGGTGGAGATCATCGCGGAGTTCGATGCGTGGCGCCAGATCCGCGACAGTGAGGGCGCGGAGGGCTGGGTGCTCGGCTCGCTTCTCAGCGGGCGGCGCACGGCCCTGGTCGCGCCGTGGATCAAGGCGAAGGAGAGCCGGACCTTCCCGCTGCGGGCCGAAGATGACAAGTCCAGCCCGGTCATCTCTCGGGTCGGGCCGCGCGTGCTGGTCAACATCATGTCCTGCGACGGGACCTGGTGCGAGGTTGTCACGCGCGACATTCGCGGCTGGATCAAGCAGGATAGCCTTTGGGGCGTTTATCCGCGCGAGACCATCGACTAA
- a CDS encoding 2-hydroxyacid dehydrogenase yields MNASKPLVIVTRKLPQMVEVRMRELFDARLNADDRPMTKAELIEAVETADVLVPTVTDKIDREVLSRAGPNLKLIANFGTGVDNIDIETARNRGITITNTPGVLTEDTADMTMALILAVPRRLLEGATLLKNQQDWPGWSPTWMLGHRIYGKRLGIIGMGRIGTAVARRAKAFGLSIHYHNRRPVPEPIEQELEATYWESLDQMLAHMDIISVNCPHTPATYHLLSARRLKLIKPDAYIVNTSRGEVIDENALARLIDNGEIAGAGLDVFEHEPAINPRLLNNRRVVALPHMGSATIEGRIDMGEKVIINIKTFMDGHAPPDRVFPAML; encoded by the coding sequence ATGAATGCCTCCAAACCGCTGGTCATCGTCACGCGCAAGCTGCCCCAGATGGTCGAAGTCCGCATGCGCGAGTTGTTCGATGCTCGCCTGAACGCGGATGACCGCCCGATGACGAAAGCCGAACTCATCGAGGCGGTCGAAACGGCGGATGTGCTGGTGCCCACGGTCACCGACAAGATCGACCGGGAGGTGCTGAGCAGAGCCGGGCCGAATCTCAAACTCATCGCCAATTTCGGAACTGGCGTGGACAATATCGACATCGAGACGGCGCGCAACCGCGGTATCACCATTACCAACACCCCCGGCGTGCTGACCGAGGACACCGCCGACATGACCATGGCGCTGATCCTGGCCGTGCCGCGCCGGCTGCTGGAAGGCGCGACGCTTCTGAAGAACCAGCAGGACTGGCCGGGCTGGTCGCCCACCTGGATGCTGGGCCATCGCATCTACGGCAAGCGACTCGGCATCATCGGCATGGGCCGGATCGGCACCGCCGTGGCGCGGCGGGCAAAGGCGTTCGGACTGTCGATCCACTATCACAACCGCCGTCCGGTGCCCGAGCCGATCGAGCAGGAGCTGGAGGCGACCTATTGGGAAAGCCTCGACCAGATGCTTGCGCACATGGACATCATCTCGGTCAACTGCCCCCACACCCCCGCGACCTACCACCTGCTCTCCGCGCGGCGGCTGAAGCTGATCAAACCGGACGCGTACATCGTCAACACGTCGCGCGGCGAGGTCATCGACGAAAACGCACTAGCCCGGCTGATCGACAACGGCGAGATCGCTGGGGCAGGGCTGGATGTGTTCGAGCACGAACCGGCGATCAACCCGCGCCTGCTGAACAACCGCCGCGTCGTCGCCCTGCCGCATATGGGTTCGGCAACCATCGAAGGTCGTATCGACATGGGCGAGAAGGTCATCATCAACATCAAGACGTTCATGGACGGGCACGCGCCGCCGGACCGGGTGTTTCCGGCGATGTTATGA